One Bradyrhizobium zhanjiangense DNA segment encodes these proteins:
- a CDS encoding efflux RND transporter periplasmic adaptor subunit, with product MTRLAIAGTAAAIFAAAGVALIGGRAMQPQSDSSSLTFAAHAADAGAPIYFRDPDGRPFYSLTPKKTADGRDYRAVRANEDIAFEEADEAPAVMATDAKGDRKIKYYRHPMGLPDTSPVPKKDSMGMDYIPVYEGEDSDDGSVKLSPGKIQRSGVKSEPAELRRIRTLVRAPGTIQLDERRVSVVAMRADSFVQKVADVTTGTRVTRGQPLMEIYSPAVSSAAAEYLATITSKTTAGIEPYGRGSRQRLINLDVPEPVIAEMEKNHALPIAIQWSSPRDGIVLQRNAIEGMRAQPGDVLFRIADISQVWATVDVAERDLGNVAVGQPVMVRARSYPGRDFKGLISVIYPQVNKETRTARVRIELANADLALLPDMYVDAEIDTGTPVPVLSVAESALLDTGSRQAVLVDKGQGRFEPREVKPGRRGDGYVEIRDGLAEGDAVVTSANFLIDAESNLKAALKGFADTGTAQGGDKAMGAKP from the coding sequence ATGACCCGCCTCGCCATTGCAGGCACTGCCGCTGCGATTTTCGCGGCGGCAGGTGTCGCGCTGATTGGCGGCCGCGCCATGCAGCCTCAGTCGGATTCAAGCTCGCTGACTTTCGCCGCGCATGCGGCTGACGCGGGCGCACCGATCTATTTCCGGGATCCGGACGGCCGGCCGTTCTACTCCCTCACCCCGAAGAAGACCGCCGACGGCCGCGACTATCGCGCCGTGCGGGCGAACGAGGACATCGCCTTCGAGGAAGCTGACGAAGCGCCCGCCGTCATGGCAACCGACGCCAAGGGCGATCGCAAGATCAAATATTACCGCCACCCGATGGGCCTGCCGGACACCTCGCCCGTGCCGAAGAAGGACTCGATGGGGATGGATTACATCCCCGTCTACGAAGGCGAGGACAGCGACGACGGGTCGGTGAAACTGTCGCCCGGCAAGATCCAGCGCAGCGGCGTCAAATCCGAACCGGCCGAGCTGCGCCGGATCAGAACGCTGGTGCGTGCGCCCGGCACGATTCAGCTCGATGAACGCCGGGTCTCGGTGGTCGCGATGCGCGCCGACAGTTTTGTGCAGAAGGTCGCCGACGTCACCACCGGCACCCGCGTGACCAGGGGCCAGCCGCTGATGGAGATCTACAGCCCCGCCGTCTCGTCGGCGGCCGCCGAATATCTCGCGACGATCACCTCGAAGACGACGGCGGGTATCGAGCCCTATGGCCGCGGCTCCCGGCAGCGCCTGATCAATCTCGACGTCCCCGAACCCGTCATCGCCGAAATGGAGAAGAACCACGCCCTGCCAATCGCCATTCAGTGGTCGTCGCCGCGCGACGGCATCGTGCTCCAGCGCAACGCCATCGAGGGCATGCGCGCCCAGCCCGGCGACGTGTTGTTCCGCATCGCCGACATCTCGCAGGTCTGGGCGACGGTGGACGTGGCCGAGCGCGATCTCGGCAATGTCGCTGTCGGCCAGCCCGTGATGGTGCGGGCCCGCAGCTATCCCGGCCGCGACTTCAAGGGCCTGATCAGCGTGATCTATCCGCAGGTGAACAAGGAGACGCGCACGGCGCGGGTGCGAATTGAGCTGGCGAATGCCGACCTCGCTTTGCTTCCCGACATGTATGTCGACGCCGAGATCGACACCGGCACGCCGGTGCCGGTGCTCAGCGTCGCCGAGAGCGCGCTGCTGGACACCGGCAGCCGGCAGGCCGTGCTGGTCGACAAGGGCCAGGGGCGTTTCGAGCCGCGCGAGGTCAAGCCCGGACGGCGCGGCGACGGCTATGTCGAAATCCGCGACGGCCTTGCCGAGGGCGACGCCGTCGTCACCTCCGCCAACTTCCTGATCGACGCCGAGAGCAATCTGAAGGCCGCGCTGAAAGGTTTTGCCGATACCGGCACGGCGCAAGGCGGCGACAAGGCGATGGGAGCCAAGCCATGA
- a CDS encoding FixH family protein encodes MTTTKLARAAIAALIGAAFTGSAHAEIKNYEFQLAQPTIKTGADRIVTVRLVDKTSGKAIPDAVIFASRLDMAPDGMQEMVTKVTPMPGTEPGTYRFKANFSMAGRWQLSLGAKVQGETGTVESKLVVTAEK; translated from the coding sequence ATGACGACCACCAAGCTCGCGCGCGCCGCCATCGCCGCGCTGATCGGCGCTGCGTTCACGGGGAGCGCGCACGCCGAAATCAAGAACTACGAATTCCAGCTGGCTCAACCGACCATCAAGACCGGGGCCGATCGCATCGTGACCGTGCGGCTGGTCGACAAGACCAGCGGCAAGGCGATACCCGATGCGGTGATCTTCGCCAGCCGGCTCGACATGGCGCCTGACGGCATGCAGGAGATGGTCACCAAGGTCACGCCGATGCCGGGCACCGAACCCGGGACCTATCGTTTCAAGGCCAATTTCAGCATGGCCGGACGCTGGCAACTCTCGCTCGGCGCCAAGGTGCAGGGTGAGACCGGCACGGTCGAAAGCAAGCTCGTCGTCACGGCCGAGAAATGA
- a CDS encoding class I SAM-dependent methyltransferase, translating to MSFYQDRILPWLTQLAMRQAQLVPYRTRVASAATGRVLELGIGPGLNLGFYGPSVTQIIGIDPSPKLLEVARNAGRQHASRLDLIEGSAEAIPLESSSVDTVVTTWTMCSIPNVNRALSEARRILKPGGQLLFVEHGRAPEPSVQWWQDRLTPPWKVIAGGCHLNRAIADLIRTNGFAVQDLNVGYMRGPKPMTFMYEGRALPRS from the coding sequence ATGAGCTTCTATCAGGACAGGATCTTGCCTTGGCTGACGCAGCTCGCCATGCGCCAAGCCCAGCTCGTGCCTTATCGTACCCGGGTCGCATCCGCCGCAACGGGGCGCGTCCTTGAGCTCGGCATTGGTCCTGGGCTCAATCTCGGATTCTACGGGCCGAGCGTGACGCAAATCATCGGCATTGATCCATCACCCAAGCTGCTGGAGGTCGCGCGCAACGCCGGTCGGCAGCATGCGAGCCGGCTCGATCTGATCGAAGGCTCCGCGGAAGCCATTCCGCTGGAGAGTTCGAGCGTGGACACCGTCGTGACGACGTGGACGATGTGCAGCATCCCCAACGTCAATCGCGCGCTCTCGGAGGCTCGACGTATCCTGAAGCCGGGCGGACAGCTTCTGTTCGTCGAGCATGGCCGCGCGCCCGAGCCCAGCGTGCAATGGTGGCAGGATCGTTTGACCCCGCCCTGGAAGGTCATCGCGGGCGGCTGCCATCTCAACCGCGCCATCGCAGACCTGATCCGCACCAACGGCTTCGCCGTCCAAGATCTCAATGTCGGCTATATGCGGGGACCAAAGCCGATGACGTTCATGTATGAAGGTCGAGCCCTCCCGCGTTCGTAA
- the pepT gene encoding peptidase T — translation MSSLTFSHTVTERFLRYVTIDTQSDPDSPASPSTEKQKDLGRVLAAELKAMGVEDAHLDDYGYVYGTIPANTPKKVPVICFCSHMDTSPDVTGKDVKPQVVTNYRGGDIVLPRDTSQVIRFAEHPALKSQIGNDIITTDGTTLLGADNKAGVAEIMDAAHFFINNPDVKHGTIKILFTPDEEIGRGVDNVDLKKLGADFAYTMDGESAGCVEDETFSADGATITINGVSAHPGYAKGKMEHAIKIAAAIVERLPKEGCSPETTSGKQGFLHPVGIEGALEQATLSFIVRDFTEEGLKEKEVLLETIVKDVMKDYPRSTYTFEVREQYRNMKQVIDRHPHVLEYAIEAIRRAGLRPMRTAIRGGTDGSRLSFMGLPCPNIFAGEHAFHSRLEWVSRQDMEKAVQTIVHLAMIWEERA, via the coding sequence ATGTCCTCCCTCACCTTTTCGCATACCGTGACCGAGCGCTTCCTGCGCTACGTCACCATCGACACCCAGTCCGATCCGGATTCCCCGGCCTCGCCCTCGACCGAGAAGCAGAAGGATCTCGGCCGCGTGCTCGCCGCCGAGCTGAAGGCCATGGGCGTTGAGGATGCGCATCTCGACGACTACGGCTATGTCTATGGAACGATCCCCGCCAACACACCTAAGAAGGTGCCGGTGATCTGCTTCTGCTCGCACATGGACACCTCGCCCGACGTCACCGGCAAGGACGTCAAGCCGCAGGTGGTGACGAACTATCGCGGCGGCGACATCGTGCTGCCTCGCGACACCAGCCAGGTGATCCGATTCGCCGAGCACCCTGCGCTGAAGAGCCAGATCGGCAACGACATCATCACGACCGACGGCACCACGCTGCTGGGGGCCGACAACAAGGCCGGCGTTGCCGAGATCATGGATGCCGCGCATTTCTTCATCAACAATCCCGATGTGAAGCACGGCACCATCAAGATCCTGTTCACCCCGGATGAAGAGATCGGCCGCGGCGTCGACAACGTCGATTTGAAGAAGCTCGGCGCCGATTTCGCTTACACCATGGACGGCGAGAGCGCCGGCTGCGTCGAGGACGAGACGTTCTCGGCCGATGGGGCCACCATCACCATCAACGGCGTCAGCGCCCATCCCGGCTATGCCAAGGGCAAGATGGAGCACGCGATCAAGATCGCAGCCGCCATCGTCGAGCGCCTGCCCAAGGAAGGTTGCTCGCCGGAGACGACCTCGGGCAAGCAGGGCTTTCTGCACCCGGTCGGCATCGAGGGCGCGCTGGAACAGGCGACGCTCTCCTTCATCGTCCGCGACTTCACCGAGGAAGGGCTGAAGGAAAAGGAGGTCCTGCTCGAGACCATCGTCAAGGACGTGATGAAGGATTATCCGCGCTCGACCTACACGTTCGAGGTGCGCGAGCAGTACCGCAACATGAAGCAGGTGATCGACCGTCACCCGCACGTGCTCGAATACGCCATCGAGGCAATCCGCCGCGCCGGCCTGCGCCCGATGCGCACCGCGATCCGCGGCGGCACAGACGGCTCGCGCCTGTCCTTCATGGGTCTGCCCTGCCCCAACATCTTCGCCGGCGAGCACGCGTTTCATTCGCGGCTGGAATGGGTCAGCCGGCAGGACATGGAGAAGGCGGTGCAGACTATCGTCCACCTTGCGATGATCTGGGAAGAGCGGGCGTAA
- a CDS encoding HU family DNA-binding protein, whose translation MAKKAAAPATITLKHLAADIAESQDLSKKRAEAVLTDMVDLITKHLKKGDRVRIVGLGILQVRKRAARTGRNPATGEPIHIKASWKVAFRPVKELKEAI comes from the coding sequence ATGGCGAAGAAAGCAGCCGCTCCCGCCACCATCACACTCAAGCACCTCGCCGCTGACATCGCGGAGAGCCAGGACCTGTCGAAAAAGCGCGCCGAAGCCGTCCTGACCGACATGGTCGACCTGATCACCAAGCACCTGAAGAAGGGCGACCGCGTCCGGATCGTCGGTCTCGGCATCCTGCAGGTCCGCAAGCGCGCCGCCCGAACCGGCCGCAATCCCGCCACCGGCGAGCCGATCCACATCAAGGCCAGCTGGAAGGTCGCATTCCGCCCGGTCAAGGAACTGAAAGAGGCGATCTAG
- a CDS encoding MarR family winged helix-turn-helix transcriptional regulator, with amino-acid sequence MSETESRGGSTSSETDESAPAAPVTAMLSSRLMVLANLLKRGAILRYKRLTGLNSVEFGLVASLGRRPPMSVARLAEAVGQDKGQISRALANLLSRKLIAKTANPKDSREVLISLTATGLAAHDAIVDGAQERNRRLLQHLSEAEFHTLLRQVDQLTAIAAEMLESEKNSR; translated from the coding sequence ATGAGCGAGACGGAGAGCAGGGGCGGGTCGACGTCGTCCGAAACGGACGAGAGCGCGCCGGCGGCGCCGGTCACCGCGATGCTGTCGTCGCGGCTGATGGTGCTCGCCAACCTGCTCAAGCGCGGCGCCATCCTGCGCTACAAGCGTCTCACAGGACTGAACTCGGTCGAGTTCGGTCTTGTCGCCTCGCTCGGGCGGCGGCCGCCCATGAGCGTGGCGCGGCTCGCCGAGGCCGTCGGCCAAGACAAGGGACAGATCAGCCGTGCGCTGGCAAACCTGTTGTCGCGCAAGCTGATCGCGAAAACGGCAAACCCGAAGGACAGCCGCGAGGTGCTGATCTCGCTGACTGCGACGGGCCTCGCCGCGCATGATGCGATCGTCGATGGCGCGCAGGAACGCAATCGGCGCCTGCTGCAACATTTGAGCGAAGCCGAGTTCCACACGCTGCTGCGGCAGGTCGATCAGCTCACGGCGATCGCCGCCGAGATGCTCGAGAGCGAGAAGAATTCGCGCTGA